The nucleotide sequence ACGCCTGGCCCGGCAACGTGCGCGAGCTGAGGAACGTGATCGAACGAGTCGTGCTGCTCGAAGCCGACGAGGACATCCTGCCCGAGCACCTGCCCGCCGAGCTGGCCCATGCGGGCGGTTCCGGCGGAACGGTCGCCCGCGGAGAGCCGTTCCCCGCCGGCAAGGTCCGGCCGCTCGTCGAGATCGAGAAGCTCGCGATCGAGCATGCGCTGGAGGTCTGCGGCGGCAACAAGACGCGCGCGGCCTCGCTGCTCGGCATCTCGCGCCAGACCCTGAGGACGAAGCTCAGCGAATTCGCGCTCGGCGACGACGCCGAGGAGGCGGATCCGGGCGAGTAGTCGGCGGCGGGGCCGACCAAGAAGCAATCGGACGCTGCCGCCGCACGGTGCGAGGTTGGGCAGCCGCCGGCGTTTCCCTGCGAGCGGCTTCGGCCCGGTTCAGCCCGGCTCGATCGGGACGTCGCGCCGGAACAGCCCGGCCGCGCACCGGTAACTCGCGCGCTGACAACGACCTGTTGCCGCGCGTTCGAGTGCGGGCGGGTTCCTCCGCGCCCCGGGGCCCGCCGGGTCGTGCGCTTCGCACTCCCCGAATGCGCATGGCACGCGTGCTGCAAATCGCTCCGCCGTCCCCTCGCACGTGACCCGACGACGGAGCCCATCCGAGATGCCGCATCTCCTGATCGTGGAAGACGAGCCGACGACCTCCTGGGCGCTCGCCGAAGGCCTGTCGGATGACGGATTCACCATCGACACCTTCCGCTCCGCCGAAGAAGCGCTGGCGTGGCTCAAGGACCACGACAGCGATCTCGTCATCACCGAGCTGCGGCTGCCGGGACAAAGCGGGCTCGAACTGGCGCGCAAGCTCCGCCGCGGCCCGAGCGCGCAGCCGGTCATCGTCCTGACGGCGGAGACCGGCGCGGACCGGGCGCGTGACCTGCGCCGGGCGGGCGTCGTGGAGGTCTTCCCAAAGCCGTTCCACATCGACGGGCTGCGTCGCGCGGTGCGTCGCGCCCTGCTCGAGGCCGACGGCCGCCGCCGTCCCGCGCTGCGGAAGGCCGCATGAAGCCGCGCATCGCGAAGTCGCGCGGCCCCGCCCTCGCCCGCCGCATGCGCGAGGCCATCGGGGGGCTCGAGGAGCGCGAGCGTCAGGTGCTGGCGTTGCTGCTCGTCGAACGGTTGACCGTGCTTGAGGCCGCCGGCGCGCTGAAGCTGACGATGCGTGAGGTGGGGGAGCTGTACGCCACGGCCCTGCAGCGGCTCGCGCGCGGTTCCGGCGCGCGCGGCCAGCGGAACGCCGCGTGAGCGCGTTCGTCCCGCTCACGCGTGCCGCCGACCCAGCGGCCGAAATGCCGGGCTCGGCCGGCGCGCGGCAGGACGCCGCGAACGCGGCGCTCGGCTCGCTCCGCGAGGAGCAGCGCCGGCTCTCACGCCTGGGCCTCGAGGTCCCGCTCGCGCGCTGTCACCAGCAGATCCGCTTCTGGTCGTTCGTCTCGGCCGTCTGCTCGCTCGAGCGCGGGAGCCGCGCGTGAAGGCCCGCAACCGCAAGCGCGCGGCCGCCCGGACGCCGATCCAGCTCGTGCCCGTCCACGGCTCGCCGGCGCCGGTTTCGGAAGGCGAACACCCGGCGCAGTGGAGCCGGCCGCGCGCGCGCACGATCGTGGTCGCGAGCGGCAAGGGTGGCGTGGGCAAGAGCAACCTGGCCGCCAACCTCGCGGTCGCCCTCGGCGAGCGCGGCGCCCGCGTGCTGCTCGTGGACGGCGACCTCGCGCAGGCGAATCTCGACCTGCTGCTCGGCCTGCACCCGCGCTTCGACCTGCAGCACGTGCTTTCCGGGCAGAAGACGATGGACGAAATCGTCGTCAACGGCCCCGAGAACGTGCGGCTGGTGCCGGCCGCCTCGGGAGTCCCCGAACTGGCCGACCTCGACGACTTCCGCCGCGAGCTGCTGCTGCGCGGCCTGAGCACGCTCGACTCCGACGCCGACCTGGTGATCCTCGACACCGCTTCGGGCGTTTCGCGACAGACGACCGAGTTCTGCCGCGCCGCGCACGAGGTGATCGTCGTGACGACCCCCGAGATGCCGGCGTTCTCCGACGCCTACGCGCTGGTCAAGCTGCTGCAGAAGCAGGGCGGCCTCGCACGCGCGCCCCAGCTCGTCGTGAACATGGCGAACGGGGCGGACGAGGCCGAGGACACCGCGCACCGCATCCGCCTGGTCGCGCGCCGCTTCCTGCGCCTCGAGCTCGACTGCCTCGGCGTCGTGCCCTTCGACGCGGCGGTGCCCCGCGCCGTCCGCCTGCAGGAGCCGGTGATCGCCGCGTTCCCGAAGTCGAGCGCCGCCGGCGCGTACCGCGCCCTGGCCGCGAAGCTGTGGAAATCCCGCCCCACCGGACCGAAGTCGCTGATCGAGCCGGAGCCCACGCAAGAACGCCTCGAAGCCTAGGAGGTTTCCCCATGCCCCGCGCCGCCGTCGCCCCGAACCGTCGCTCCGTTTCGAAGCGTGCCTCGACCCCGGCCCCCGCGCGTCGTCCGGTCCTGAAGGTCGTGCCCGGTCGCAAGCCGGCCGCTCCCGCGCCCACCCCGGTGACCTACGGCAAGAACGACCTGCTCAAGCGTTTCGCGCCGCTGGTGCGGCACGTCGTCGAGCGCGTCGCCGCGACGCTGCCGCGCAACGTGGACCACGAGGATCTCTATTCGGCCGGCGTCCTGGGGCTGCTCGATGCCCACGAGAAGTTCGACACGGGCAAGGGCGTCAAGTTCGAGACCTACGCGGTCTGGCGCATCAAGGGCGCGGTGCTCGACCAGCTGCGCGCACTCGACTGGGCTTCGCGCTCCATGCGCCGCAAGGCGCGCAACCTCGACGGCGTGACCCGCAAGCTCGACCAGAAGCTCGGGCGGGCCGCGTCGGAGGACGAGGTCGCGCGCGAGCTCAAGATGTCGCGCGACGAGTTCTACCGCCTGCTCGACCACGTGCGCGGCGCGGTGCTGGTCTCCCTCGACGAGTCGCGTTCCAACGACGGCGAGGACCAGGGCACGCTCGCCGATCACCTCGCGGACCCCAACGCCGAGGACCACGAGGCGGCGCTCGAGGATCGCCAGCAGCGCCAGGTCATGCTGAACACGATCGACCATCTTCCCGAACAGGAACGCCTGGTGGTCGCGCTGTACTACTACGAGCACCTGACGCTCAAGGAGATCGGGCGGACGCTCGGCATTTCCGAGTCGCGGGTCTCGCAGGTCCACACCCGGGCGATGAGCCGGCTGCGCCTGCGCCTGCAGAAGGCGATGACGCTGCGCGAAGAGGCGGCCTGAACGTGGGTGGAGTGGACGGCATGAAGCCTCCGTGGGAGGCGCTCAAGCACCGGCTGGAGGCCGAGGCCGACGCGCTCGCCGCCGCGGGCGACGCGGCCGGAGCCGCCACGCTGCGCGCCCACGTCGCGTGCTGGTGGGGCGAGCAGCAGGCGTGGAACGCGCAGGTCCTTTCGGTGCTCGCCGTGCATCACGAAATCAACAATGCCCTGGTCGGCGTGCGCGGCAACGCGCAGCTGCTGCTGATGAACCCCGCGGCCCATGAACCCGGGTTTCGCGAACGCCTGGAGGTGGTCCTCCGTGAGTCGAGCCGAATCCAGGAAGCGGCCGGACGCATCGCCGAGCTCAAGACGGGCTTCGGTGGCGGCGCTTCCCACGCGCGCGCGGCCTGAGCCGGACATGAAGCCCGCCCACTCCGGACCGCTCGAGCGCAAGGGCGACGAGCGCGGCCCGGCCGAAACGCCGCGCCGGGACGACCGGCGCGTGGCCTCGGGCTGCCTGTGGGACGCGTGCGAGGCGCTGCTCGCCTCGCTCTCGGACCCCGAGGCGCTGCCCGCGGCGCTCGACTCGCTGCGCACGGCGTTCGGCTGCGACGGCGTGGCCTTGTACGCGCTCTCGCCGGAAGGAGTCCTCGAACCCTGGTGTGCGCGGGGCGACTGGCAGAGCGCGCCCGGCGACCTGCGGGAGTGCGTGGGCACGCCGCTGTTCCGCGGTCGCGAGCGGGTCGGGGCGCTCGACCTGCGGGCCCGCAAGGGACAGCGCTGGACGCCCGACCAGCTCGCGCTCGTCCGCACGGCGTCGGGCGCGCTCGGAGCGGCGCTGGGCGCGCGACTCGAACTCGAGCGGTTCCGCCGCGCTCCGGGCCGCGACCCGGTCACCGGCCTCGCCGACTCCCGGGCGTTCCATGCCCGGCTCGTCGAGGAGGAAGCCCGGTCGCGGCGCACCGGCC is from Candidatus Eisenbacteria bacterium and encodes:
- a CDS encoding response regulator, with the translated sequence MPHLLIVEDEPTTSWALAEGLSDDGFTIDTFRSAEEALAWLKDHDSDLVITELRLPGQSGLELARKLRRGPSAQPVIVLTAETGADRARDLRRAGVVEVFPKPFHIDGLRRAVRRALLEADGRRRPALRKAA
- a CDS encoding FliA/WhiG family RNA polymerase sigma factor; the protein is MPRAAVAPNRRSVSKRASTPAPARRPVLKVVPGRKPAAPAPTPVTYGKNDLLKRFAPLVRHVVERVAATLPRNVDHEDLYSAGVLGLLDAHEKFDTGKGVKFETYAVWRIKGAVLDQLRALDWASRSMRRKARNLDGVTRKLDQKLGRAASEDEVARELKMSRDEFYRLLDHVRGAVLVSLDESRSNDGEDQGTLADHLADPNAEDHEAALEDRQQRQVMLNTIDHLPEQERLVVALYYYEHLTLKEIGRTLGISESRVSQVHTRAMSRLRLRLQKAMTLREEAA
- a CDS encoding MinD/ParA family protein; this encodes MKARNRKRAAARTPIQLVPVHGSPAPVSEGEHPAQWSRPRARTIVVASGKGGVGKSNLAANLAVALGERGARVLLVDGDLAQANLDLLLGLHPRFDLQHVLSGQKTMDEIVVNGPENVRLVPAASGVPELADLDDFRRELLLRGLSTLDSDADLVILDTASGVSRQTTEFCRAAHEVIVVTTPEMPAFSDAYALVKLLQKQGGLARAPQLVVNMANGADEAEDTAHRIRLVARRFLRLELDCLGVVPFDAAVPRAVRLQEPVIAAFPKSSAAGAYRALAAKLWKSRPTGPKSLIEPEPTQERLEA
- a CDS encoding GGDEF domain-containing protein, with translation MKPAHSGPLERKGDERGPAETPRRDDRRVASGCLWDACEALLASLSDPEALPAALDSLRTAFGCDGVALYALSPEGVLEPWCARGDWQSAPGDLRECVGTPLFRGRERVGALDLRARKGQRWTPDQLALVRTASGALGAALGARLELERFRRAPGRDPVTGLADSRAFHARLVEEEARSRRTGQPLAVIALDLDHFAGLNEHYGRECGDQVLAEVALVLKVTLREGDLLARLAGDEFAVVLPDCDLGPARRLADRLRHAIEEHRFARAGRLSCSAGVASSPRDGMDSMELLASAEQALGLAKKAGRRRTAQHETGHTH